One part of the Corynebacterium aurimucosum ATCC 700975 genome encodes these proteins:
- a CDS encoding DUF3662 and FHA domain-containing protein, which yields MALLDKLAKLDSSLQRGLDNGMAFVFGGKVVPAEIEELLKQEAQDNLSRGDDGKLYSPNVMTVGVSSKDIENLSQDRGVPKDLADQLTRFIRNSGWSLAGPVIVRIAEESGLRTGQLRVSSFLDHEPTEETGFDAIFHHDHGQEDSMTQPHNADEAATTAFMAPTPNEPAPQGPAVTLMLQDGSSRVYHVQEGSNILGRSNDADLRLPDTGVSRQHAEITWNGQDAVLVDLQSTNGTTVNDTPIENWLLADGDVITLGHSHIEVRITGLEGQGY from the coding sequence ATGGCATTGCTAGATAAGCTCGCCAAGCTGGATTCTTCCCTGCAACGCGGACTGGACAACGGCATGGCCTTTGTCTTCGGCGGCAAAGTCGTCCCCGCTGAGATTGAGGAGCTTCTCAAGCAGGAGGCGCAGGACAATTTGTCCCGCGGTGATGACGGCAAGCTGTATAGCCCCAACGTCATGACCGTCGGCGTATCCTCCAAGGACATCGAGAACCTCTCCCAGGACCGGGGTGTTCCCAAGGATCTAGCTGATCAGCTCACCCGCTTCATCCGTAACAGTGGCTGGTCCCTCGCCGGGCCGGTCATCGTCCGCATCGCGGAGGAGTCGGGGCTGCGGACTGGGCAGTTGCGCGTGTCCTCTTTTTTGGATCACGAGCCCACCGAAGAAACCGGATTCGATGCGATTTTCCACCACGACCATGGTCAGGAGGACTCTATGACCCAGCCGCACAACGCCGATGAGGCCGCAACCACCGCCTTCATGGCCCCCACCCCGAACGAGCCTGCACCGCAGGGTCCTGCGGTGACGCTTATGCTGCAGGACGGCTCCTCCCGCGTCTACCACGTGCAGGAAGGCTCCAACATCCTGGGCCGCAGCAACGACGCGGACCTGCGCCTGCCCGATACCGGTGTCTCCCGCCAGCACGCGGAGATTACCTGGAACGGCCAGGACGCCGTGCTGGTGGACCTGCAGTCCACGAACGGCACCACCGTGAACGACACCCCTATTGAGAACTGGCTGCTTGCCGACGGCGACGTGATCACCCTCGGCCACTCCCACATCGAGGTACGCATCACCGGCCTCGAGGGCCAAGGCTATTAA